A window from Synechococcus sp. RSCCF101 encodes these proteins:
- the xseB gene encoding exodeoxyribonuclease VII small subunit, with translation MARKRPAEKREPDPATSAEGLRYAECRTALELTLTALQSEDLEVEDMAALHRQATIYADHCEAILQSVEQEILTLDAEDAQDAEAPEHPEAPDDRDAGRDASSGS, from the coding sequence ATGGCGCGCAAGAGACCAGCCGAGAAACGGGAGCCGGACCCAGCCACCAGCGCCGAGGGGCTGCGCTACGCCGAGTGCCGCACGGCCCTGGAGCTGACGCTCACGGCCCTGCAGTCCGAGGATCTGGAAGTGGAGGACATGGCTGCTCTCCATCGGCAGGCCACGATCTATGCCGATCACTGCGAGGCGATCCTGCAGTCGGTCGAGCAGGAGATCCTCACCCTCGACGCGGAAGACGCCCAAGACGCCGAAGCTCCGGAGCATCCTGAGGCCCCAGATGACCGGGACGCCGGCAGGGATGCATCCTCGGGGTCCTGA
- a CDS encoding DUF2834 domain-containing protein: protein MTPPPESVSAGTPEGRFNGSVFRQITYLVLCVAGLILPWKANLEFIQEYGAAFDITLFISLANVNAAARSLSSDLLVGSSAVLIWIVHEGRRLKMRSLPLVLLSAVTIAFAFAAPLFLFLRERRLQQLASGEEPAQQAT from the coding sequence ATGACGCCTCCACCCGAATCCGTCAGCGCCGGCACCCCTGAGGGACGGTTCAACGGCAGTGTGTTTCGCCAGATCACCTACCTGGTTCTCTGCGTCGCCGGACTGATCCTGCCCTGGAAAGCCAACCTGGAGTTCATCCAGGAGTACGGAGCGGCCTTCGACATCACCCTGTTCATCAGCCTGGCCAACGTCAACGCAGCGGCGCGATCGCTCAGCAGCGATCTGCTGGTCGGTTCATCAGCGGTGCTGATCTGGATCGTGCACGAGGGCCGGCGACTGAAGATGCGCTCATTGCCGTTGGTGCTGCTGAGCGCCGTGACCATCGCCTTCGCCTTCGCAGCCCCACTGTTTCTGTTCCTGCGGGAGCGACGGCTGCAACAGTTGGCCAGTGGCGAGGAACCAGCGCAACAGGCCACCTGA
- a CDS encoding ABC-F family ATP-binding cassette domain-containing protein: MLRLDRVSKVYPTGEVLRDVSWELLPGDRIGLVGVNGAGKSTQLRLICGEEEPSSGSIVRQGDPAIAYLRQECDVDPSRTVREELFQAFGEAAAVLAQQRELEIAMGSERASEDPDHLDALIHQLGQLHNRFEALHGYELDSRIERLLPDIGFSLEEADRAVGDYSGGWQMRLALGKILLQEPDVLLLDEPTNHLDMATIEWLEGYLKGLTIPMVVISHDRTFLDRICTKIVETERGQARTYLGNYSQHLEQKALERSATAAAFERQQKELSAQQAYIDRFRASATRSTQAKSREKQLQRVERIEAPLESASGPRFRFPPAPRSGRQVALIEDLSHSYGDRILFLGASLEIERGDRIAFLGPNGAGKSTLLRLLLGMEQPDDGVARLGDHNVLPGYFQQNQAEALDLERAVIDTLFEVVPDWTQTQVRSLLGQFCFSNDAVFKQVGQLSGGEKARLALACMLLRPCNLLVLDEPTNHLDIPAKQTLEAALKEYDGAALLISHDRYFLAEVANKIVELRDGELRLYRGDYSYYLERRAEEEEQRREAELERLRQDKRQAKRRKETERRQRRAKAA, from the coding sequence GTGCTCCGACTCGACCGTGTGTCCAAGGTCTACCCGACCGGCGAGGTGCTCAGGGATGTGAGCTGGGAACTCCTGCCGGGCGATCGGATCGGTCTGGTGGGGGTGAACGGGGCGGGCAAATCCACCCAGCTGCGTCTGATCTGCGGGGAGGAGGAGCCCAGCTCGGGCTCCATCGTGCGCCAGGGCGACCCGGCCATCGCCTACCTGCGCCAGGAATGCGATGTGGACCCCTCCCGCACGGTGCGGGAGGAGCTCTTCCAGGCCTTCGGGGAAGCCGCGGCGGTGCTGGCCCAGCAGCGGGAGCTGGAGATCGCCATGGGGAGCGAGCGGGCCAGCGAGGACCCGGACCATCTCGATGCGCTCATCCACCAGCTCGGACAGCTGCACAACCGCTTCGAAGCGCTGCACGGCTACGAACTCGATTCACGGATCGAACGCCTGCTTCCGGACATCGGGTTCAGCCTCGAGGAGGCCGACCGTGCGGTGGGCGACTATTCCGGTGGCTGGCAGATGCGTCTCGCCCTGGGCAAGATCCTGCTCCAGGAACCGGATGTGCTGCTGCTGGACGAGCCGACCAACCATCTCGACATGGCCACGATCGAGTGGCTTGAGGGCTATCTGAAGGGGCTCACGATTCCGATGGTGGTGATCAGCCACGACCGCACGTTTCTCGATCGCATCTGCACCAAGATCGTGGAGACCGAGCGCGGGCAGGCCCGCACCTATCTGGGCAACTACTCGCAGCACCTGGAGCAGAAGGCGCTGGAGCGTTCCGCCACGGCTGCGGCCTTCGAACGTCAGCAGAAGGAGCTCAGCGCCCAGCAGGCCTACATCGATCGCTTCCGCGCCAGCGCCACCCGCAGCACCCAGGCCAAGAGCCGGGAGAAGCAGCTGCAGCGGGTCGAGCGGATCGAGGCTCCGCTGGAGTCAGCCAGCGGGCCACGCTTCCGCTTTCCCCCCGCACCCCGCTCCGGCCGACAGGTGGCCCTGATCGAGGACCTGAGCCACAGCTACGGCGATCGCATCCTGTTTCTGGGCGCCAGCCTGGAGATCGAGCGCGGCGATCGCATCGCCTTCCTCGGGCCCAATGGCGCGGGCAAGTCGACCCTGCTGCGCCTGCTCCTCGGCATGGAGCAACCCGATGACGGGGTGGCCCGGCTCGGGGACCACAACGTGCTGCCGGGGTACTTCCAGCAGAACCAGGCGGAGGCCCTCGATCTGGAGCGAGCGGTGATCGACACCCTCTTCGAGGTGGTGCCCGACTGGACCCAGACCCAGGTGCGCTCCCTGCTCGGCCAGTTCTGCTTCAGCAACGATGCGGTCTTCAAACAGGTGGGGCAGCTGAGCGGAGGTGAGAAGGCCCGCCTCGCCCTGGCCTGCATGCTGCTGCGCCCCTGCAACCTGCTGGTGCTCGATGAACCCACCAACCATCTCGACATCCCTGCCAAGCAGACCCTGGAGGCGGCCCTGAAGGAGTACGACGGGGCCGCTCTGCTCATCTCGCACGACCGCTACTTCCTGGCGGAGGTGGCCAACAAGATCGTCGAGTTGCGCGATGGCGAGCTGCGGCTCTACCGCGGCGACTACTCGTATTACCTGGAGCGGCGCGCCGAGGAGGAGGAGCAGCGTCGCGAGGCCGAACTGGAGCGCCTCCGGCAGGACAAGCGCCAGGCGAAACGACGCAAGGAGACGGAGCGCCGCCAGCGCAGAGCGAAGGCCGCCTGA
- a CDS encoding DUF2973 domain-containing protein yields the protein MVLLATRLFPLLYGLCFAFLLWQAFRVMARGFRAASQENSRQRPDAMSIEARGDRTGQVTVHPELLDSEGRLTKEDLLTVRFGGDEGSEARPEPPETAS from the coding sequence ATGGTCCTGCTCGCCACGCGTTTGTTTCCGCTCCTCTACGGCCTCTGCTTCGCCTTCCTGCTCTGGCAGGCCTTCCGGGTCATGGCCCGAGGATTCCGGGCCGCCTCGCAGGAGAATTCGCGTCAACGTCCGGATGCCATGTCGATCGAGGCGCGGGGCGACCGCACCGGACAGGTGACCGTTCACCCGGAACTGCTCGACTCGGAGGGGCGCCTGACCAAGGAGGATCTGCTCACCGTGCGCTTCGGCGGTGACGAGGGGAGCGAAGCACGGCCCGAGCCCCCGGAGACCGCATCCTGA
- the hrpB gene encoding ATP-dependent helicase HrpB: MNNLGPGAVMLLEAPPGAGKTTRVPPALLESMGRRDGSVLMIEPRRIAARSAAARMAGERQESVGGTIGYSIRHERRISSDTRIEVVTDGVFLRRLQNDPALEGVGCVIVDEVHERRRDSDLALALLQEARRELRPDLRLMLMSATLDQESLSEVLPEATVLRSPGRCHPVETIHQPPRRDESIERQVLRALDSERDTMGAGGTALVFLPGLGEIRRVQRWLESSAGMEGWEVVPLHGQLSLEAQRRALAPAKRDCEGKVVLASAIAESSLTIENVRLVIDSGLARRQRHDRATGMDGLFTEPCSLASADQRRGRAGRQGPGRCVRLWSAADHGRRQAHAPPELLEADPLPLALNLAEWGAGLGETLRWLTPPPRQALEEASRLLEALDALDGEGRITAHGRSMARLGLHPRLAHMLLSVRRPEDTPKACAIAALLSERDPLSHAEAGSDLDARLQWLAASARDLRAQSIRRLAGQLRRQLAVLSRGEHTSPGLGLPPDPATGELVALAYPERVALRREGHPPRFLMRQGRGARLTPQDPLASCEALAIAAADLGQAEARVLLAAPLSRRDLQAIGEREGQLEQTVHWDAALGRVRAEQQRHLGAIPLDSQPWPDPPAERVATALLEAIRASGMTLLPWDRSTRALQARLGFLHRRLGSPWPDRSDPALLADLELWLLPMLHGLRRPADLEAQMLREALWSGLPWSLREQLDQLAPARLRLPGGREHRLEYASGEPVLAVKLQDLFGWQDGPRVLGGRESVTLHLLSPAGRPLQITRDLRGFWLGSYRQVRQEMRGRYPRHQWPEHPLEAEAVSRTGGRTRNGAGPR, translated from the coding sequence GTGAACAACCTCGGGCCCGGAGCCGTGATGCTCCTGGAAGCCCCGCCCGGCGCCGGAAAAACCACGAGGGTGCCGCCCGCGCTGCTGGAGTCCATGGGCAGACGGGATGGCTCGGTGCTGATGATCGAGCCGCGCCGCATCGCCGCCCGTTCCGCCGCCGCCCGGATGGCCGGCGAACGGCAGGAGAGCGTGGGCGGCACCATCGGCTACAGCATCCGCCACGAGCGCCGCATCAGCAGCGACACCCGCATCGAAGTGGTGACCGACGGGGTGTTCCTGCGGCGGCTCCAGAACGACCCGGCCCTTGAGGGTGTGGGCTGCGTGATCGTCGATGAAGTGCACGAGCGCCGCCGCGACAGCGATCTCGCCCTGGCCCTGCTGCAGGAGGCGCGCCGGGAGCTGAGGCCGGACCTCCGCCTGATGCTGATGTCGGCGACGCTGGACCAGGAAAGCCTCAGCGAGGTCCTGCCGGAAGCCACCGTCCTGCGCAGCCCGGGTCGCTGCCATCCGGTCGAGACCATCCATCAGCCGCCGCGGCGGGACGAGTCCATCGAGCGTCAGGTGCTGCGGGCTCTGGACAGCGAGCGCGACACCATGGGAGCCGGCGGCACGGCGCTGGTCTTTCTTCCCGGTCTGGGTGAGATCCGGCGGGTGCAGCGGTGGCTGGAGAGCAGTGCCGGCATGGAGGGCTGGGAGGTGGTCCCCCTGCATGGCCAGCTGAGCCTGGAGGCCCAGCGGCGCGCCCTCGCACCGGCGAAGCGGGACTGTGAGGGAAAAGTGGTGCTGGCCAGCGCGATCGCCGAGAGCTCACTCACGATCGAGAACGTCAGGCTGGTGATCGACAGCGGCCTGGCCCGGCGGCAGCGCCACGACAGGGCCACCGGCATGGATGGCCTGTTCACCGAGCCCTGCAGCCTGGCCAGCGCCGACCAGAGGCGCGGTCGGGCGGGCCGGCAGGGGCCGGGGCGATGCGTTCGGCTGTGGTCGGCCGCTGATCACGGGCGACGTCAGGCCCATGCCCCACCCGAGCTGCTGGAGGCCGACCCCCTCCCGCTCGCCCTGAATCTGGCCGAATGGGGGGCCGGTCTCGGCGAGACCCTCCGCTGGCTCACCCCGCCCCCCCGGCAGGCACTCGAGGAAGCCAGTCGGCTGCTGGAGGCGCTCGACGCTCTCGATGGCGAGGGCCGGATCACAGCCCATGGACGCAGCATGGCGCGCCTGGGCCTTCACCCCCGGCTGGCCCACATGCTGCTCAGCGTCCGCAGGCCGGAGGACACCCCGAAAGCCTGCGCGATCGCCGCCCTGCTCAGCGAACGCGACCCGTTGTCCCACGCGGAGGCCGGCTCGGATCTCGACGCGCGGCTCCAGTGGCTGGCGGCATCGGCGCGGGATCTTAGAGCCCAGTCCATCCGGCGCCTGGCCGGGCAGCTTCGCCGGCAGCTCGCAGTGCTCAGCCGGGGTGAGCACACCAGCCCGGGACTCGGGCTCCCCCCGGATCCTGCCACCGGCGAGCTGGTGGCCCTCGCCTATCCGGAACGGGTGGCTCTGCGGCGTGAGGGACATCCGCCGCGCTTCCTGATGCGGCAGGGGCGCGGCGCCCGGCTGACGCCGCAGGATCCGCTCGCCTCCTGCGAGGCCCTGGCCATCGCCGCAGCCGATCTGGGCCAGGCGGAGGCCCGCGTTCTCCTGGCGGCGCCGCTGAGCCGCCGTGACCTCCAGGCCATCGGCGAACGCGAGGGCCAGCTGGAGCAGACCGTGCATTGGGACGCAGCGCTCGGGCGGGTGCGGGCGGAACAGCAGCGCCATCTGGGGGCCATCCCACTGGACAGCCAACCCTGGCCGGACCCACCGGCCGAGCGGGTGGCGACCGCACTGCTCGAGGCGATCCGCGCCAGCGGGATGACCCTGCTGCCATGGGATCGATCCACCCGGGCGCTGCAGGCCAGGCTCGGGTTCCTGCACCGCCGCCTCGGGTCGCCTTGGCCGGATCGGAGCGACCCAGCCCTGCTGGCAGATCTGGAGCTGTGGCTGCTGCCGATGCTGCACGGGCTGCGGAGGCCGGCGGACCTGGAGGCCCAGATGCTGCGCGAGGCGCTCTGGAGCGGACTGCCCTGGAGCCTGCGGGAGCAGCTCGACCAGCTGGCTCCGGCGCGGTTGCGGCTGCCGGGCGGGCGCGAACACCGCCTCGAGTACGCCAGCGGCGAACCCGTGCTGGCGGTGAAGCTGCAGGATCTGTTCGGCTGGCAGGACGGCCCCAGGGTGCTGGGCGGCCGGGAGAGCGTGACCCTGCATCTGCTCTCACCGGCCGGCCGCCCCCTGCAGATCACGCGGGATCTCAGGGGGTTCTGGCTGGGGAGCTACCGGCAGGTGCGGCAGGAGATGCGGGGGCGCTACCCCCGGCACCAGTGGCCCGAGCACCCGCTGGAGGCGGAAGCGGTCAGCCGAACAGGGGGCCGAACCCGAAATGGTGCAGGCCCTCGATGA
- a CDS encoding glypican, with the protein MAPVLVLAAIGLVVVIPLILLAAIPMVLSIGLVVGGLLLLGVSIWAGIEGLAALERWLERDPRFRR; encoded by the coding sequence ATGGCACCGGTGCTTGTCCTGGCGGCCATCGGACTGGTGGTGGTCATCCCCCTGATTCTGCTGGCCGCGATCCCGATGGTCCTCTCGATCGGGTTGGTGGTTGGCGGACTGCTGCTGCTCGGAGTGTCCATCTGGGCCGGGATCGAAGGGCTGGCCGCCCTTGAGCGATGGCTTGAGCGGGATCCCCGCTTTCGGCGATGA
- a CDS encoding trypsin-like peptidase domain-containing protein, with product MVISSSAPRSARLAAVLAALALIPIGSSLPALVRARPSSSGSGAAGALLSRQSFVAEAVARSGPAVVTIDTERTVNVRGGGLPPGLMRDPFFRQFFGLPQSGSPSRRRTERGQGSGVIVEVKGDQGFVLTNAHVVEKSDQVTVGLRDGRRLQGDVVGLDSLTDLAVVRIQASDGLPLAPLGDSDRLRVGDWAIAVGNPFGLENTVTLGIVSNLNRNVSQLGISDKRLDLIQTDAAINPGNSGGPLLNADGAVVGINTLVRSGPGAGLGFAIPINRARSIASQLIDRGRVVHPVIGISLTRAGEENGTTSGALVAQVLPGSPAAGAGIQPGDVVVAAGGVAVADPGALVSRIEDHGVGTPITLRLIRSGRSLEVAVTPRDLGAVRRQARQARP from the coding sequence ATGGTCATCTCCTCGTCCGCTCCACGATCCGCCCGCCTGGCCGCCGTTCTGGCGGCGCTGGCCCTGATCCCCATCGGCTCCTCGCTGCCGGCCCTGGTGCGGGCCCGCCCCTCCTCCAGCGGCAGCGGTGCGGCCGGTGCCCTCCTCTCCCGTCAGAGCTTCGTGGCCGAGGCCGTGGCCCGGTCCGGCCCGGCGGTGGTCACCATCGACACCGAGCGCACGGTCAATGTCCGCGGCGGTGGCCTCCCCCCGGGGCTGATGCGTGACCCGTTCTTCCGGCAGTTCTTCGGGCTGCCCCAGTCGGGCTCACCATCGCGCCGCCGCACCGAGCGGGGCCAGGGCAGTGGCGTGATCGTCGAGGTGAAGGGCGATCAGGGCTTCGTGCTCACCAATGCCCATGTGGTGGAGAAGAGCGATCAGGTCACCGTCGGGCTTCGGGATGGTCGCCGCCTGCAGGGCGACGTGGTCGGGCTCGACAGCCTCACGGATCTTGCGGTGGTGCGGATCCAGGCGAGTGATGGGCTGCCACTGGCTCCGCTGGGTGATTCCGATCGCCTCCGCGTCGGTGACTGGGCGATCGCCGTGGGGAACCCCTTCGGCCTGGAGAACACGGTGACGCTCGGAATCGTCAGCAACCTCAACCGCAACGTGTCCCAGCTGGGGATCTCGGACAAGCGGCTCGATCTGATCCAGACCGATGCCGCCATCAACCCCGGCAACTCGGGAGGCCCTCTCCTCAATGCCGACGGCGCCGTGGTGGGCATCAACACCCTTGTGCGTTCAGGACCGGGCGCCGGGCTGGGCTTCGCGATTCCGATCAACAGGGCCCGATCCATCGCCTCCCAGCTGATCGACCGGGGCCGGGTGGTGCATCCGGTGATCGGCATCAGCCTCACGCGGGCCGGCGAAGAGAACGGCACCACCTCCGGGGCCCTGGTGGCCCAGGTGCTGCCCGGCAGCCCCGCCGCCGGTGCCGGGATTCAGCCGGGTGATGTGGTGGTGGCCGCCGGTGGCGTTGCTGTGGCGGACCCCGGCGCACTGGTGAGCCGGATCGAAGACCATGGGGTCGGCACACCGATCACCCTCCGCCTGATCCGCTCCGGACGCTCCCTCGAGGTGGCCGTCACCCCGAGGGACCTCGGCGCTGTGCGCCGTCAGGCTCGTCAGGCCAGGCCCTGA
- a CDS encoding YihY/virulence factor BrkB family protein, whose protein sequence is MRVIVRAAQLWGEHDCVDLSAAFAYHTLQSFFPILLIALAMASQLLGQEADRVDEILAVLKSVLPPSVLGLVESTLRDLVRQGKGAGLFGLFFLSISATNAYLSLQRGADRLWSSALPRRSRQLPVRRHIRAFLAARLEAFAVVAVLGVLVVADQLLANLRRFSGASWLAETLRNQPWLADLALLAPGVSAFSSGLGYSLLMLLLMRLLPSRTVRWRPLVPGALFIGLSISILNSALTRSLLSLGTRFQAYGVVGGVLVLTLWVWILGLAVYFGQCLSVALALPRGPDQAAAEIPGVDARPAP, encoded by the coding sequence GTGCGTGTGATCGTCCGGGCTGCACAGCTCTGGGGTGAACACGATTGTGTCGATCTGAGTGCGGCCTTCGCTTATCACACGCTTCAGTCTTTCTTCCCCATCCTGCTGATTGCTCTGGCCATGGCATCGCAGCTGCTTGGCCAGGAAGCGGATCGTGTGGATGAAATCCTGGCTGTTCTGAAATCTGTGCTGCCTCCATCCGTTCTCGGGCTGGTCGAAAGCACTCTTCGCGACCTCGTCCGTCAGGGCAAGGGTGCCGGCCTGTTTGGCTTGTTCTTCCTGTCGATCTCAGCCACCAATGCTTATCTAAGCCTGCAGCGCGGTGCTGACCGTCTCTGGAGCTCAGCCCTCCCTCGACGAAGCCGTCAGCTGCCGGTACGGCGTCACATCCGGGCCTTCCTGGCTGCGCGCCTCGAAGCGTTTGCCGTTGTGGCCGTGCTCGGTGTTCTGGTGGTGGCGGATCAGCTGCTGGCCAATCTCAGGCGTTTCAGTGGAGCGAGCTGGTTGGCGGAGACCCTGCGCAACCAGCCATGGCTCGCGGACCTCGCTCTGCTCGCGCCTGGAGTGTCGGCCTTCAGCAGTGGCCTCGGCTATTCGCTTCTGATGCTTCTCCTGATGCGCCTTCTGCCGTCAAGAACCGTGCGCTGGCGTCCACTTGTGCCGGGAGCTCTGTTCATCGGGCTCTCGATCAGCATCCTCAACAGTGCCCTCACCCGCAGCCTCCTCTCTCTCGGGACCCGTTTCCAGGCCTACGGCGTTGTGGGTGGGGTGCTGGTCCTCACGCTCTGGGTCTGGATCCTGGGGCTGGCGGTGTATTTCGGTCAGTGCCTGAGCGTGGCGCTGGCCCTGCCTCGCGGACCTGACCAGGCCGCTGCTGAGATACCAGGCGTTGATGCGCGTCCAGCGCCCTGA
- the xseA gene encoding exodeoxyribonuclease VII large subunit: protein MTTDSPPGRRRSEAGIQRYSVSELNRAIGALLERGFTPRFLLDATVTRPQLKKGHLWMTLGDGDSSIGAVAWASRLARLTYRPADGDGVTVVGSLNFWAARASLTVQILDIRPSLTTVLRRFERVRALLEPEGLFAAERKRPLPPYPRTVAVLTSAPSSALADMERTAAERWPLARLLVVAIPVQGEGERQICDRLEWLSARAEDLELEALILARGGGNREDLALFDGERLARCLARVPVPVVTGIGHEDDTTICDLVADHRAATPTGAVVALLPDRAAEALHLSQCRERLQQRVRWRLQMERQQLTAQRSHLVRLDPGILLARERERLRQQRQVLAALSPTRVLRRGFSLVRDEQGRIVRSAQGLNPGQLLRLQLADGAAEVHVAPGS, encoded by the coding sequence TTGACCACTGACTCCCCTCCCGGCCGCCGCCGCAGCGAAGCGGGCATCCAGCGCTATTCCGTCTCGGAGCTGAACCGGGCCATCGGCGCGCTGCTGGAGCGCGGGTTCACGCCCCGCTTTCTCCTGGACGCCACGGTGACGCGTCCACAGCTCAAGAAGGGCCACCTCTGGATGACCCTCGGTGACGGGGACTCGAGCATCGGCGCTGTGGCCTGGGCCTCCAGGCTGGCGCGGCTGACCTACCGCCCCGCGGATGGGGATGGCGTCACAGTGGTCGGCAGCCTCAATTTCTGGGCGGCGCGCGCCAGCCTGACGGTCCAGATTCTCGACATCCGCCCGAGCCTGACGACGGTGCTGCGGCGCTTCGAGCGGGTCCGCGCCCTGCTGGAACCGGAGGGCCTCTTTGCGGCAGAACGCAAGCGACCGCTGCCCCCTTATCCACGGACGGTGGCCGTCCTCACCAGCGCACCGAGCTCCGCCCTGGCGGACATGGAGCGCACGGCGGCGGAACGCTGGCCGCTCGCCCGCCTGCTGGTGGTGGCCATTCCCGTTCAGGGAGAAGGTGAGCGGCAGATCTGCGATCGCCTCGAATGGCTCAGCGCCCGCGCGGAGGATCTGGAGCTCGAGGCCCTGATCCTGGCCCGCGGGGGCGGCAACCGGGAGGACCTGGCCCTGTTCGATGGCGAGCGCCTGGCCCGCTGCCTGGCCCGCGTCCCCGTGCCCGTGGTGACGGGCATCGGCCATGAAGACGACACCACCATCTGTGATCTGGTCGCCGATCACCGGGCCGCCACACCCACCGGCGCGGTGGTGGCGCTGCTGCCGGACAGGGCGGCGGAAGCTCTGCATCTCAGCCAGTGCCGCGAGCGACTGCAGCAGCGGGTGCGCTGGCGGCTCCAGATGGAACGGCAGCAGCTGACGGCCCAGCGGAGCCACCTCGTACGACTCGATCCGGGCATTCTGCTGGCCCGCGAGCGGGAGCGGCTGAGGCAGCAGCGGCAGGTGCTTGCCGCACTGTCCCCGACCCGGGTGCTGCGCCGCGGCTTCAGCCTCGTCCGCGACGAGCAGGGTCGGATCGTTCGCTCCGCTCAGGGCCTGAACCCGGGCCAGCTGCTGAGGCTGCAGCTGGCGGATGGCGCCGCGGAGGTCCACGTGGCGCCCGGAAGCTGA
- a CDS encoding HAD family hydrolase has translation MTEAPPSPASGLRLEVRAELPDDPDLILVTDLDGTLLAGTLEVRRRFYAWLNDRRDRVLHVFCTGRSLDSVARQLEQDAAIGLRAPHLVICDVGCTVACGESLRPLPAALARIEAAWDGVAERLAPVLNGRPGITSQPLETTRRLAYYYDPEQVEASLVEAIEAAGADCLLSDNRYLDVLPAGVNKGSTLLDLLERLGHPHERVVTAGDTLNDYSMFRTGLRGVAVGNAEAALLERLQGRKNVYVAAGEGCAGIIEGLHHFGFGPLFG, from the coding sequence ATGACCGAGGCACCCCCATCGCCGGCTTCCGGCCTGAGGCTCGAGGTGAGGGCCGAGCTGCCTGACGATCCGGACCTGATCCTGGTCACAGATCTCGACGGGACGCTGCTGGCCGGCACCCTCGAGGTTCGCCGCCGGTTCTACGCCTGGCTGAACGACCGGCGGGATCGGGTGCTGCATGTCTTCTGCACGGGACGGAGCCTCGACTCCGTCGCCCGCCAGCTGGAGCAGGACGCAGCCATCGGCCTGCGTGCGCCCCATCTCGTGATCTGCGACGTGGGCTGCACCGTGGCCTGCGGCGAAAGCCTCAGGCCCCTGCCCGCCGCCCTGGCGCGCATCGAGGCGGCCTGGGACGGCGTGGCCGAACGGCTGGCACCCGTGCTGAACGGGCGGCCGGGCATCACGTCGCAGCCGCTGGAGACCACCCGGCGTCTGGCCTACTACTACGACCCCGAACAGGTGGAGGCCTCTCTGGTCGAGGCGATCGAGGCGGCGGGGGCCGACTGCCTCCTCTCCGACAACCGCTACCTGGATGTGCTGCCCGCCGGGGTGAACAAGGGCAGCACCCTGCTCGATCTGCTCGAGCGGCTCGGTCATCCGCATGAGCGGGTGGTGACAGCCGGCGACACGCTCAACGATTACTCGATGTTCCGCACGGGCCTGCGTGGCGTGGCCGTCGGCAACGCCGAGGCGGCGCTGCTGGAGCGACTGCAGGGCCGGAAGAACGTCTACGTGGCGGCGGGTGAGGGCTGCGCCGGCATCATCGAGGGCCTGCACCATTTCGGGTTCGGCCCCCTGTTCGGCTGA